In Pseudobacter ginsenosidimutans, the following are encoded in one genomic region:
- a CDS encoding aldose 1-epimerase family protein, with amino-acid sequence MFTIESHLLKASIHPKGAELQSLLQKESGIEYMWKGDPAVWGKFSPVLFPIVGTLKDNTYYYKEQPYQLGRHGFARDHQFAVESQAFDKIVFLLKQSEETLKVFPFPFDFRIGYTIVDSSIAVTYEVVNTGKETMYFSVGGHPAFALPLVADTVYDDYYLEFDQAETTGRWPIAEAGLLKTSSIPLLNDTKQLPLNKGLFAQDALVLKNLNSSRISLLSRKTEHGLNMDFPGFPFLGLWAAPGADFLCIEPWCGIADSVDTMQLWEEKEGINKLEAGESFVRTWTVTVF; translated from the coding sequence ATGTTTACGATCGAAAGTCACCTGCTGAAAGCCAGCATCCATCCGAAAGGCGCTGAACTGCAGAGCCTGTTGCAGAAAGAATCCGGCATAGAATATATGTGGAAAGGCGATCCCGCCGTTTGGGGGAAATTCTCGCCCGTCCTCTTCCCGATCGTGGGCACACTAAAGGATAACACTTACTATTACAAAGAACAGCCCTACCAGTTGGGGCGGCATGGGTTTGCCCGCGACCATCAGTTTGCCGTGGAATCGCAGGCATTTGACAAGATCGTGTTCCTGTTGAAACAGAGTGAAGAGACTTTGAAAGTATTCCCTTTCCCATTCGATTTCAGGATCGGTTATACTATTGTTGACAGCAGCATTGCCGTTACTTATGAGGTGGTGAATACAGGTAAGGAAACGATGTATTTCTCCGTGGGTGGCCATCCCGCCTTTGCATTGCCACTGGTGGCGGATACAGTGTACGACGATTATTACCTGGAATTCGATCAGGCCGAAACCACAGGCCGCTGGCCTATCGCTGAAGCCGGACTGCTCAAAACCTCGTCCATTCCATTGCTGAACGATACAAAGCAACTGCCTTTGAACAAGGGATTGTTTGCGCAGGATGCACTGGTGCTGAAGAATCTCAACTCTTCCAGGATCTCTTTGCTGAGCCGCAAAACAGAACATGGTCTCAATATGGACTTCCCCGGATTCCCCTTCCTGGGATTGTGGGCGGCGCCCGGCGCCGATTTCCTTTGCATCGAGCCCTGGTGTGGTATTGCCGACAGCGTTGATACGATGCAGTTATGGGAAGAGAAAGAAGGGATCAACAAGCTGGAAGCAGGAGAAAGTTTTGTAAGAACATGGACGGTAACCGTATTCTGA
- a CDS encoding GNAT family N-acetyltransferase: MLETARLHILPLNVPALELYLQGNNLFELEQGLTLTNRSVHTDVRRYVNSITLPCMRKAPEDHFLFFTFWLVIEKNTRLVVAEMGFKGVPNPAGVVEIGYGTVEGARNKGFMTEAVAAVIAWSSKRQDISTVLAETAKTNTASIRVLQKNGFEQYDQKGDMLWWRTIFAQKSGFTPV; this comes from the coding sequence ATGCTCGAAACCGCAAGACTACATATCCTCCCGCTCAATGTACCTGCGCTGGAACTCTACCTGCAGGGCAATAATCTATTTGAACTGGAACAGGGGCTTACGCTCACCAACCGCAGTGTGCACACGGATGTGAGACGCTATGTGAACTCTATCACGTTGCCGTGTATGCGCAAAGCGCCGGAAGATCATTTCCTCTTCTTTACTTTCTGGCTCGTTATTGAAAAGAATACAAGGCTTGTGGTAGCCGAAATGGGCTTCAAAGGTGTGCCCAATCCCGCCGGTGTTGTGGAAATCGGTTATGGCACGGTGGAAGGTGCGCGCAATAAGGGCTTCATGACTGAAGCCGTGGCTGCGGTCATCGCCTGGTCTTCCAAACGGCAGGACATATCCACTGTTCTGGCAGAAACTGCCAAAACCAATACCGCATCTATCCGCGTATTGCAGAAGAACGGCTTTGAACAATATGATCAGAAAGGGGATATGCTCTGGTGGCGAACCATCTTTGCTCAGAAGTCGGGGTTCACGCCAGTATAG
- a CDS encoding glycosyltransferase translates to MTILVCTYNGAERLPVTLRFIAAQQIPAGLGCELLVVNNASTDNSLEVIKKEWQQYDTAISLRVITETRPGLTFARETGFCAAQHEYIILCDDDNWLAPDYVQTAFAVMESQPEIGILGGNGNFVFEEPAPAWLLSCNLYAGGEQASKSGKVNNQIVYGAGAVLRKSAYEKICAGGFVPALTDRQGMSLSSGGDHELCYVLALAGYKIWYEDKLRFDHYITANRLTLPYYLTYIEESAHCFSVLEPYKILLKTKNKSIFRFRWELFKSFWYHMRKMGVLLITKPIASKQTDDRELRKLQYTLLIQRLRSYGRISLFENNFSKAVSLQNELLRKVKQRNPIATNTNSNPSAAQ, encoded by the coding sequence ATGACCATTCTTGTTTGCACGTATAATGGGGCTGAACGACTGCCGGTGACGCTTCGTTTTATCGCTGCACAGCAAATCCCTGCCGGTTTGGGTTGTGAGTTGCTGGTGGTCAACAATGCTTCTACGGATAATAGTCTGGAGGTGATTAAGAAAGAATGGCAACAATATGATACAGCCATCAGCCTCCGTGTTATCACGGAAACGAGGCCGGGACTAACTTTTGCGCGGGAAACAGGTTTTTGTGCGGCGCAGCATGAATATATCATTCTTTGTGATGATGATAACTGGCTGGCCCCGGATTATGTACAGACCGCCTTTGCCGTGATGGAAAGCCAGCCTGAGATTGGCATATTGGGAGGTAATGGCAATTTTGTTTTTGAAGAACCAGCGCCCGCCTGGTTATTATCCTGCAATCTCTATGCAGGTGGAGAGCAGGCCAGTAAAAGTGGAAAAGTGAACAACCAGATCGTTTATGGCGCAGGTGCAGTGCTGAGAAAATCTGCTTATGAAAAGATTTGCGCCGGAGGCTTTGTTCCTGCATTGACGGATCGCCAGGGCATGAGCTTAAGTTCTGGCGGCGATCATGAACTGTGTTATGTACTGGCATTGGCAGGCTATAAGATCTGGTATGAAGATAAACTGCGCTTTGATCATTATATCACTGCCAACAGGCTTACACTCCCTTATTATCTGACCTATATTGAAGAAAGCGCTCATTGTTTTTCTGTATTGGAACCATATAAGATCTTACTGAAAACAAAAAACAAATCCATCTTCAGATTTCGTTGGGAGCTATTCAAAAGCTTCTGGTATCATATGAGAAAAATGGGCGTATTGCTCATTACAAAACCTATTGCCAGTAAGCAGACAGACGACCGTGAATTGCGCAAGCTCCAGTATACACTGCTCATACAGCGTTTAAGGTCCTATGGCCGGATCTCGTTGTTCGAAAACAATTTTAGCAAAGCAGTATCCTTACAAAATGAATTGTTGCGAAAAGTAAAACAAAGAAACCCCATCGCTACAAATACAAATAGTAATCCTTCAGCAGCTCAGTAA
- a CDS encoding glycosyltransferase family 2 protein, with protein MDRIPLSPPFIAPVSDGVRRPRWSVMIPAFNCAGFLVETLEAVLAQALLPDDMQIEVVDDHSTDADVEALVRNVGKGRIAYFRQSENKGSLRNFETCINRAKGHFIHLLHGDDLIKPGYYQAMDELFENYPQAGAAFCRYEYIGESSKRLYFRDAEMKEAGILQDALLLLAGRQRLQFCTITVKREVYEKLGAFFGVDYGEDWEMWVRIARDYPVAYTPQTLASYRLHLASISGRSYATAKNLKDLQWVMQTIQQYLPETEKERILEQSMKFYAHYGIKIANDLWYGLRNRQGVKVQVREALRMHRDWLMYWKISKLYTKMALNITSFIPRRNKAQTV; from the coding sequence TACGCAGACCCCGCTGGTCTGTGATGATCCCTGCATTCAACTGCGCCGGATTCCTGGTGGAAACATTGGAAGCAGTACTTGCACAGGCGTTGCTTCCGGATGATATGCAAATAGAAGTAGTGGATGATCATAGTACCGATGCGGATGTGGAAGCATTGGTAAGAAATGTGGGCAAAGGAAGGATTGCTTATTTCAGGCAATCAGAAAACAAAGGAAGTCTTCGGAATTTCGAAACCTGTATCAACAGGGCCAAAGGGCACTTTATCCATTTATTACACGGCGACGATCTCATAAAGCCGGGTTATTACCAGGCAATGGATGAACTGTTTGAAAACTATCCGCAGGCAGGCGCTGCTTTTTGCCGCTATGAATACATTGGGGAAAGCAGTAAGCGCTTATATTTTCGTGATGCGGAAATGAAAGAAGCAGGTATCCTGCAGGATGCCCTGCTGCTGCTGGCTGGCCGGCAAAGGCTGCAGTTTTGCACCATTACAGTGAAAAGGGAAGTATATGAAAAGCTGGGCGCATTTTTTGGTGTTGATTATGGAGAAGACTGGGAAATGTGGGTAAGGATTGCCCGTGACTATCCCGTTGCCTATACACCGCAGACACTGGCTTCATACCGGTTACACTTGGCCTCCATTTCCGGCAGATCATATGCTACTGCCAAGAACCTGAAAGACCTTCAGTGGGTAATGCAAACCATTCAGCAATATCTTCCGGAAACGGAGAAAGAAAGGATACTGGAGCAGTCTATGAAATTCTATGCGCATTATGGTATCAAGATTGCCAATGATCTTTGGTATGGACTGAGAAACCGCCAGGGAGTGAAGGTGCAGGTGCGGGAAGCATTGCGTATGCACCGCGACTGGCTGATGTATTGGAAGATCTCAAAACTGTATACCAAGATGGCGTTGAATATTACATCATTCATTCCCCGACGCAATAAAGCACAAACTGTATGA
- a CDS encoding ABC transporter permease, translated as MRRIIEILGSSLNLTWQEFKSHKLRTLLSLSGVGFGILCIIGVLATVNSLEYAVQQDIKALGSNSIYIDKWDYSGDDNAPWWKYMNRPAPKYREVELLKQKVPAIGYIAYTNNISSPIEYNGSVLTGLNYYGITEDFDKLQPIEVGIGRYFLQSEFDQGTGAIILGYMVAENLFGSDVKKGLGQELKLKDGKKAVVVGILKKKGKSILGGWDYDNNVLITRNFMKQMTKEDWAGPSILVTGKPDVPLEQLKDELLGAMRSIRKLKPTQEDNFTLNDINTFANFASSIFDGVNKGGWAIATLSLIVGMFGVANIMFVTVRERTSQIGLKKAIGAKRITIMTEFLLESSFLCIMGGMLGLLIVVILTFVLSAIFGFTVFIAPGIIMLAISICIVVGVLAGIIPASIAARMDPVVAIRSK; from the coding sequence ATGCGTCGTATCATCGAAATTCTCGGCAGCAGCCTCAACCTCACCTGGCAGGAGTTCAAATCGCACAAGCTGCGTACCCTGCTCTCCCTTTCCGGCGTCGGTTTCGGCATCCTCTGTATCATTGGCGTGCTCGCCACCGTGAACAGCCTGGAATATGCAGTGCAACAGGATATCAAGGCGCTTGGCTCCAATTCCATTTATATCGACAAATGGGACTACTCGGGAGACGATAATGCGCCCTGGTGGAAATACATGAACCGCCCAGCCCCTAAATACAGAGAGGTAGAGCTCCTGAAACAAAAGGTGCCTGCAATCGGATACATTGCTTACACCAATAATATCAGTTCTCCCATCGAATACAATGGCAGCGTTCTCACCGGTCTAAATTATTATGGGATCACCGAGGACTTCGACAAACTGCAACCCATTGAAGTAGGAATTGGCCGCTATTTCCTGCAGTCTGAATTTGACCAGGGCACTGGCGCCATCATCCTTGGTTATATGGTGGCTGAAAACCTTTTCGGTTCAGATGTAAAAAAAGGATTGGGGCAGGAACTGAAACTGAAGGACGGCAAGAAAGCAGTGGTGGTAGGGATCCTGAAGAAGAAAGGAAAAAGTATACTGGGAGGATGGGACTACGACAATAACGTGCTTATCACCCGCAATTTCATGAAGCAGATGACCAAAGAAGATTGGGCCGGGCCATCTATCCTCGTCACCGGAAAACCAGATGTTCCGCTCGAGCAACTGAAAGATGAGTTACTTGGCGCCATGCGCTCCATCCGCAAACTGAAACCCACTCAGGAAGACAATTTCACACTTAATGATATCAATACCTTCGCCAATTTCGCTTCCAGCATCTTCGACGGTGTGAACAAAGGCGGTTGGGCCATTGCCACTTTAAGTCTGATCGTTGGCATGTTTGGTGTGGCGAATATCATGTTCGTGACGGTCCGCGAACGCACTTCGCAGATCGGTCTAAAAAAAGCCATCGGCGCGAAGCGCATTACCATCATGACGGAATTCCTGCTGGAATCCTCTTTCCTCTGCATCATGGGAGGGATGTTAGGATTGCTGATAGTGGTCATACTCACATTCGTGCTCTCGGCCATCTTTGGGTTTACCGTGTTCATTGCGCCCGGCATCATCATGCTGGCCATTTCTATTTGTATTGTGGTAGGCGTGCTGGCAGGGATCATTCCCGCTTCCATTGCCGCCAGGATGGACCCGGTGGTGGCGATACGCTCGAAATAA
- a CDS encoding peptide chain release factor 3, giving the protein MKYNAEIQKRRTFAIISHPDAGKTTLTEKFLLFGGAIQTAGAVKSNKIKKHATSDFMEIERQRGISVATSVMSFEYKGILVNLLDTPGHKDFAEDTYRTLTAVDSVILVVDSVNGVEDQTRRLMEVCRMRDTPVIVFINKMDRDGKHRFDLLEEIENELKISLHPMTWPINSGKDFKGVYNLHDKNLVLFTANTKASDDEDSLEINNLSDAVLDVKLGEKDANLLREDVELVDGVNGELNVTDYLAGKVSPVFFGSAINNFGVREMLDTFIRIAPIPRCRQTSVREVCPDEDKFSGFIFKIHANLDPKHRDRIAFLRVCSGRFERNKYFHHVRLDKDVRFSNPYTFLARDKDVIDEAFPGDVVGLFDTGNFKIGDTLTEGANFYFTGIPSFSPEIFKEVVNKDPMKTKQLEKGLLQLTDEGVAQLFTQFGGNKKIIGCVGELQFEVIQYRLLQEYGASVEFRSQPFYKACWITSADPKKLDEFTRFKSNNIATDKDGHLVYLAQSEWFLNTERTNNPDIEFHFTSEIHKETV; this is encoded by the coding sequence ATGAAGTACAATGCAGAAATACAGAAAAGAAGAACTTTTGCGATCATTTCCCACCCGGATGCCGGTAAAACAACCCTTACGGAGAAATTCCTCCTGTTCGGTGGCGCCATCCAGACAGCCGGTGCGGTAAAGAGCAATAAGATCAAGAAGCACGCTACATCTGACTTCATGGAGATCGAACGCCAGCGTGGTATCTCCGTTGCCACCTCGGTGATGAGCTTCGAGTACAAAGGCATCCTCGTGAACCTCCTTGATACTCCAGGTCACAAGGACTTCGCCGAAGATACCTACCGCACACTCACTGCAGTGGACAGCGTTATCCTGGTGGTGGACTCCGTGAACGGGGTGGAAGACCAGACCCGCCGCCTCATGGAAGTATGCCGCATGCGCGATACTCCAGTGATCGTGTTCATCAACAAAATGGACCGCGACGGAAAACACCGGTTCGACCTTCTCGAAGAGATCGAAAATGAACTGAAGATATCATTACACCCCATGACCTGGCCCATCAACAGCGGCAAGGACTTCAAAGGTGTATACAACCTGCACGATAAAAACCTTGTTCTTTTCACCGCCAACACCAAAGCTTCTGATGACGAAGATAGCCTCGAGATCAACAACCTGAGCGATGCAGTGCTTGACGTCAAACTTGGTGAAAAAGATGCCAATCTTTTACGTGAAGATGTGGAACTGGTAGACGGCGTGAACGGAGAGCTGAATGTGACCGATTATCTCGCCGGTAAAGTATCGCCGGTTTTCTTCGGCTCTGCCATCAACAATTTCGGTGTACGCGAAATGCTGGACACCTTCATCCGCATCGCACCCATTCCGCGCTGCAGACAGACTTCCGTTCGCGAAGTGTGTCCGGATGAAGATAAATTCTCCGGCTTCATCTTTAAGATCCACGCCAACCTGGATCCCAAGCACCGCGACCGGATCGCTTTCCTCCGCGTTTGCTCCGGCAGGTTCGAGCGTAACAAATATTTCCACCACGTGCGTCTCGACAAAGACGTTCGCTTCAGCAATCCTTACACCTTCCTCGCGCGCGACAAAGATGTGATCGATGAAGCATTCCCCGGCGATGTGGTTGGTCTCTTCGATACCGGCAACTTCAAGATCGGGGATACCCTCACTGAAGGAGCCAATTTCTATTTTACCGGAATTCCTTCTTTCTCTCCTGAGATCTTTAAGGAAGTAGTGAACAAAGACCCAATGAAAACCAAGCAATTGGAGAAAGGTCTTTTGCAGCTTACTGATGAAGGCGTTGCACAACTTTTCACCCAGTTCGGTGGCAATAAGAAGATCATCGGTTGTGTGGGAGAACTGCAATTCGAAGTGATCCAGTACCGCCTTTTACAGGAGTACGGCGCCAGTGTTGAGTTCCGCTCACAACCTTTCTATAAAGCCTGCTGGATCACCAGCGCCGATCCCAAAAAGCTGGACGAATTCACCCGCTTCAAGAGCAATAATATTGCAACCGATAAAGACGGTCACCTCGTCTATCTCGCTCAGAGTGAGTGGTTTTTGAATACAGAACGAACCAATAACCCGGATATCGAATTCCACTTTACATCAGAAATCCATAAGGAAACGGTATAA
- a CDS encoding tRNA1(Val) (adenine(37)-N6)-methyltransferase, with translation MANGYFQFKQFTVHQDQCAMKVCTDACIFGAWFAAKTADYTTVLDIGAGTGLLSLMLAQKSNSEIHGIELDLGAFKQLKENIQQSIWKERIRVFPGDARTYAFPIKYDFIITNPPFFENDLPSSSEEEQIAKHSKQLSLEELIGVISRSLEPHGGFGILLPYHRWEYFNKLATENGFSLVENLLVKQTPKHDFFRSILHYSRTNDQFNPTFELTIKGEDGNYTEEFTELLKDYYLYL, from the coding sequence ATGGCCAACGGCTACTTTCAATTCAAACAGTTTACCGTTCACCAGGACCAGTGCGCCATGAAAGTGTGCACAGATGCCTGCATCTTCGGCGCATGGTTTGCCGCCAAGACCGCCGACTACACTACAGTGCTTGACATCGGCGCAGGAACGGGACTGCTCTCTCTGATGCTTGCCCAGAAATCGAATTCAGAGATCCACGGCATCGAACTGGACCTCGGCGCATTCAAGCAACTGAAAGAAAACATCCAGCAAAGCATCTGGAAAGAACGTATCAGGGTATTTCCCGGAGATGCCCGCACCTACGCCTTCCCCATCAAATACGATTTCATCATCACCAATCCGCCCTTCTTTGAAAATGATCTGCCATCGTCTTCGGAAGAAGAGCAGATCGCCAAACACAGCAAACAATTATCGCTGGAAGAACTGATCGGCGTGATCAGCCGCAGCCTGGAGCCACACGGAGGCTTCGGGATCTTGCTGCCCTATCACAGATGGGAATACTTCAATAAACTGGCAACAGAAAATGGATTCTCACTGGTAGAGAATCTGCTGGTGAAACAAACACCAAAGCATGATTTCTTCAGAAGTATTTTACATTATTCCAGGACCAATGATCAGTTCAATCCAACATTTGAATTGACGATAAAAGGAGAAGATGGAAATTACACGGAAGAATTTACTGAGCTGCTGAAGGATTACTATTTGTATTTGTAG
- the tsaD gene encoding tRNA (adenosine(37)-N6)-threonylcarbamoyltransferase complex transferase subunit TsaD, giving the protein MSVTILAIESSCDETSAAVCADGKILSNFIASQAVHEQYGGVVPELASRAHMQNIVPVVDKALKEAGKQLSDLDAIAFTQAPGLIGSLLVGAQFAKSLSLALNKPLIAVHHMQAHVLANLIDDPKPSFPFLCLTVSGGHTQIVQCDSPHQLRIIGETIDDAAGEAFDKSAKLLGLPYPGGPLIDKYAKTGKPDRFKFPEPQIPGLDFSFSGLKTAILYFLQENTKTNPNFVEENLADICASIQHRIISILMNKLKKATIETGIKDVCIAGGVSANSGLRTALKETGDKMKWNTFIPAFQYCTDNAGMIAITAYYKFLAGEYTPLTASPSAKAEW; this is encoded by the coding sequence ATGAGCGTTACCATTCTTGCAATTGAATCCTCCTGCGACGAAACATCGGCCGCAGTTTGTGCAGACGGAAAGATCCTCTCAAACTTCATTGCCAGCCAGGCCGTGCATGAGCAATACGGAGGCGTAGTGCCCGAGCTCGCATCCCGCGCACATATGCAGAATATCGTGCCGGTAGTGGACAAGGCACTGAAGGAAGCAGGCAAACAATTATCAGATCTCGATGCCATCGCCTTCACACAGGCGCCTGGCCTGATCGGCAGCCTGCTGGTAGGAGCACAGTTCGCCAAATCACTGAGCCTGGCCTTGAACAAGCCACTCATCGCCGTTCACCATATGCAGGCGCATGTGCTCGCCAATCTCATAGACGATCCGAAACCATCGTTCCCCTTCCTTTGCCTCACCGTCAGCGGAGGACATACGCAGATCGTGCAATGCGATAGCCCGCACCAGCTGCGCATCATCGGCGAAACCATCGACGATGCCGCAGGCGAAGCATTCGACAAATCAGCCAAATTACTCGGACTGCCCTACCCCGGCGGCCCATTGATAGATAAATACGCCAAAACAGGCAAGCCCGATCGTTTCAAATTCCCCGAGCCACAAATACCCGGACTGGATTTCAGCTTCAGCGGACTCAAAACCGCCATCCTGTATTTCCTCCAGGAGAACACAAAGACCAACCCCAATTTTGTGGAAGAGAACCTGGCAGATATCTGCGCTTCCATTCAGCATCGGATCATCAGCATCCTGATGAACAAACTGAAGAAGGCCACCATCGAAACAGGCATCAAAGATGTTTGTATCGCAGGCGGCGTATCAGCCAACAGCGGTCTCAGGACCGCACTCAAAGAAACCGGCGATAAAATGAAATGGAACACATTCATTCCCGCATTCCAATATTGTACAGACAATGCCGGGATGATCGCCATCACAGCGTATTACAAATTCCTGGCAGGAGAATATACCCCTCTTACTGCCAGCCCCTCCGCCAAAGCCGAATGGTAA
- a CDS encoding YitT family protein: MRYRLRQFIVNNFLRQRKDNGSSYSPSPYKMAKSLYQLRRAVLQNSKDAVLIIIGILSAGFGLKSFLLPVKFIDGGATGISLLTSALLGWPLALMIVLINLPFILIGYRLIGKGFTVKAILAIAGLSICLAVVDYPIVTSDKLLVAVFGGFFLGAGIGFAVRGGGVLDGTEILAIYLSRKLGTTIGDVIMMINVLIFATAAYFLGIDNALYSMLTYLAASKTVDFLIEGIEEYTGVTIISPKSEEISRVITEKLGRGITVYKGAGGYGKRGYVQEDQHIVFTVITRLEISKLKHEIEMVDPHAFVVMHSIKDTRGGMIKKRPLKH, translated from the coding sequence ATGCGTTACAGACTTCGCCAATTCATTGTCAACAACTTCCTCCGGCAACGGAAAGACAACGGATCGTCCTATTCCCCAAGTCCTTATAAGATGGCGAAAAGCCTCTACCAGTTACGGAGAGCCGTATTGCAGAACTCGAAGGATGCGGTTTTGATCATTATCGGGATACTGAGTGCGGGGTTTGGATTGAAGAGCTTTTTGCTGCCCGTGAAATTCATTGATGGCGGCGCCACCGGTATTTCCCTGCTGACCAGCGCCCTGCTCGGCTGGCCATTGGCGTTAATGATCGTGCTGATCAACCTGCCGTTTATTTTGATCGGATATAGACTGATCGGGAAAGGGTTTACAGTAAAAGCGATCCTGGCCATTGCGGGATTGTCTATTTGTCTGGCCGTTGTAGACTACCCTATCGTTACTTCAGATAAATTGCTGGTGGCGGTGTTTGGCGGCTTCTTCTTAGGCGCAGGGATCGGTTTTGCCGTGAGAGGCGGTGGCGTATTGGACGGTACGGAGATCCTGGCGATCTATCTCAGCCGGAAACTGGGCACTACCATCGGGGATGTGATCATGATGATCAACGTGCTGATCTTTGCCACGGCTGCGTATTTTTTAGGGATCGATAACGCGCTTTACTCCATGCTCACTTATCTGGCTGCATCAAAAACAGTAGACTTTTTGATTGAGGGTATTGAAGAGTATACAGGTGTTACTATTATTTCTCCGAAGAGTGAAGAGATCAGCCGGGTGATAACGGAAAAGCTTGGACGAGGAATTACTGTGTACAAGGGCGCCGGCGGTTATGGGAAGAGAGGGTATGTGCAGGAGGATCAGCATATCGTTTTTACAGTGATCACGAGGCTGGAAATTTCAAAACTCAAACATGAAATAGAGATGGTGGACCCGCATGCGTTTGTGGTAATGCATAGTATCAAGGATACGCGGGGCGGGATGATCAAGAAGCGGCCATTGAAGCATTAG
- a CDS encoding helix-turn-helix domain-containing protein has protein sequence MEQEFSVLENKAVGRNMYINRKIRDKKAQEVADYLGISESAYTKYERGESKITVDIIQRVAEFHKVDPVSLLSSQGITFIDSGNNSPNSSGANGGYYNNVQSMTDEQTKMMLTLIQSVTSLNEKLIAVLDKLK, from the coding sequence ATGGAACAAGAATTCTCTGTGTTGGAAAATAAGGCAGTAGGAAGGAACATGTACATAAACCGGAAAATCCGTGATAAGAAAGCCCAGGAAGTGGCAGATTATCTGGGGATCAGTGAGTCGGCCTATACCAAGTATGAACGCGGAGAAAGTAAGATCACTGTTGATATAATTCAGAGGGTGGCTGAGTTTCATAAAGTAGATCCGGTAAGTTTGCTTTCTTCACAAGGCATAACTTTCATCGATAGTGGTAATAATTCACCTAATTCTTCTGGTGCAAATGGTGGATATTACAATAATGTGCAGTCTATGACAGACGAGCAAACCAAAATGATGCTGACTTTGATTCAGAGTGTTACTTCACTAAATGAGAAGTTGATTGCTGTTTTGGATAAGCTGAAATAG